A genomic window from Bacillota bacterium includes:
- a CDS encoding D-tyrosyl-tRNA(Tyr) deacylase, with protein MRAVVQRVTGGRVTVGTATVGEIGMGLVVLLGVGCEDTERDAEYLADKIANLRIFEDEQGKMNRSCLEVGGSILVVSQFTLYGDCRKGRRPSFSSAAPPDQADQLYQHFVEVLKTYGLKVETGQFQASMLVEIANDGPVTLLLDSQRQF; from the coding sequence TTGCGGGCGGTGGTGCAGCGGGTTACCGGTGGTCGGGTAACAGTCGGAACCGCAACAGTTGGTGAGATCGGGATGGGGCTGGTTGTTCTACTCGGGGTTGGATGTGAAGATACAGAGCGCGATGCGGAATATCTAGCTGATAAAATTGCCAATCTGCGGATATTTGAGGATGAACAGGGAAAAATGAACCGGTCGTGCCTGGAGGTTGGCGGCTCGATCCTGGTGGTATCTCAATTTACCCTCTATGGCGACTGTCGGAAGGGTCGGCGACCAAGCTTTTCCAGTGCAGCGCCGCCAGACCAGGCAGACCAACTTTACCAGCACTTTGTGGAGGTCCTGAAAACATACGGGCTAAAGGTAGAAACCGGGCAATTTCAAGCTTCAATGCTGGTGGAAATCGCCAACGATGGGCCGGTAACCTTACTGCTGGACAGCCAGCGGCAGTTTTAG
- a CDS encoding bifunctional (p)ppGpp synthetase/guanosine-3',5'-bis(diphosphate) 3'-pyrophosphohydrolase — translation MREGEMVPLDQLLEKVRSYYPKADIELLRRAYAFADQAHQGQFRNSGEPFINHPLRVAYILAEIEMDAITIAASLLHDVVEDTQTTLADVEKNFGNEIALLVDGVTKLSRIEYKSKEEQQAENLRKMFLAMAKDIRVIIIKLADRLHNMRTLKHQPHAKQIEIAQETLEIFAPLAHRLGIFRFKWELEDLSLRYLEPVTYYQLVERIARKRAEREEYINQIIERLRQRLTEVGIKADIAGRPKNFYSIYKKMVDQQKDLSELYDLIAVRVIVDSVKDCYGALGIIHTLWKPIPGRFKDFIAMPKPNMYQSLHTTLMGPRGEPFEIQIRTWEMHRTAEYGIAAHWVYKEGNRTDKELDQKISWLRQLLEWQLELRDAHEFMESLKIDLFSDTVFVFTPKGDVIELPAGAVPVDFAYRVHTDIGHRCVGAKVNGRIVPLDYKLNNGDIVEILTSKQAAGPSRDWLNFVQTSQAKGRIRQWFKREQREENSIRGRELLEKELRKQGGELVEWFKAERLIEVAKRFNFMTVEDLYAAVGIGTITPLQVIGRIKDEYQKDKKQHELKSAATETPTKRWSRHNHSSQGVRVMGVENLMVRLSHCCNPLPGDPVMGYITRGRGVSVHRADCPNIQLFNQHERERIVDVTWEAPEQASYQVEIEVTAVDRPRLTTDVMNTIADAKTAINSVHARAKKNKLAMINLKLEIKNIEHLQLIMQKVKRVTDVLDVRRVIP, via the coding sequence ATGAGAGAAGGTGAAATGGTGCCCCTTGATCAACTACTGGAAAAGGTTCGCAGTTATTATCCCAAAGCAGACATAGAATTGCTGCGGCGAGCTTATGCCTTTGCCGACCAGGCGCATCAGGGTCAATTCCGGAATTCCGGGGAGCCATTCATCAATCACCCCTTGCGGGTGGCCTATATTCTGGCTGAAATCGAGATGGATGCGATCACGATTGCCGCCAGCCTGTTACATGATGTGGTGGAGGACACCCAAACCACGTTGGCCGACGTTGAAAAAAACTTTGGTAATGAGATCGCTTTGCTGGTTGATGGAGTAACCAAGTTAAGCCGCATTGAATACAAGTCCAAGGAAGAGCAGCAGGCGGAAAATCTGCGCAAGATGTTTTTGGCAATGGCCAAGGATATCCGGGTAATTATTATTAAGCTGGCGGACCGGCTGCATAATATGCGCACCCTGAAGCATCAGCCGCACGCTAAACAAATTGAGATTGCCCAAGAGACCTTGGAAATTTTTGCACCCCTGGCGCACCGTCTAGGGATTTTTCGGTTTAAGTGGGAATTAGAGGATTTGTCCTTGCGCTATCTCGAACCAGTCACGTACTACCAGCTTGTTGAACGGATTGCAAGAAAGCGGGCCGAGCGCGAAGAATACATTAATCAAATCATCGAGCGTTTGCGGCAACGTCTGACCGAGGTTGGGATTAAGGCCGATATCGCCGGGCGGCCCAAGAACTTCTACAGCATCTATAAAAAAATGGTGGACCAGCAAAAAGACCTGAGTGAACTTTATGACCTGATCGCCGTACGGGTCATTGTAGACAGCGTGAAGGATTGTTATGGGGCTCTGGGGATCATCCACACCCTGTGGAAACCGATCCCGGGGCGGTTCAAGGATTTTATCGCCATGCCCAAACCCAACATGTACCAGTCGCTGCATACGACCCTGATGGGGCCGCGCGGTGAACCATTCGAGATTCAGATTCGGACCTGGGAAATGCACCGGACGGCTGAGTACGGGATCGCCGCACACTGGGTATATAAGGAGGGAAACCGGACAGACAAAGAGCTTGACCAAAAGATCTCCTGGTTAAGGCAATTGCTCGAGTGGCAGCTCGAGCTGCGCGATGCCCACGAGTTTATGGAATCATTAAAGATCGACCTGTTTTCTGACACCGTGTTTGTTTTTACTCCCAAAGGCGATGTGATTGAATTGCCTGCGGGAGCGGTGCCAGTTGATTTTGCTTACCGGGTGCACACCGATATTGGACACCGTTGCGTGGGGGCAAAAGTGAATGGTCGCATCGTTCCCCTGGACTACAAGCTGAATAATGGTGATATTGTCGAGATCTTAACCTCAAAACAGGCGGCTGGGCCAAGTCGCGACTGGTTAAACTTTGTGCAGACTTCGCAGGCCAAAGGGCGAATTCGGCAGTGGTTTAAGCGGGAACAACGGGAAGAGAACTCCATCCGTGGCCGGGAACTGTTGGAAAAAGAGCTGCGTAAACAAGGCGGAGAACTGGTCGAGTGGTTTAAGGCTGAGCGTCTAATTGAAGTCGCCAAGCGCTTCAATTTCATGACCGTAGAAGACCTCTACGCCGCGGTTGGGATTGGGACGATCACACCCCTGCAGGTAATTGGGCGAATCAAAGATGAGTATCAGAAAGATAAAAAGCAACATGAACTAAAATCAGCGGCAACAGAAACGCCGACCAAGCGTTGGTCTAGGCACAACCACTCGTCACAAGGTGTTCGCGTTATGGGCGTAGAAAATCTGATGGTCAGGTTGTCGCATTGCTGTAACCCTTTACCTGGCGACCCGGTGATGGGCTATATTACCCGTGGCCGCGGTGTATCGGTTCACCGGGCCGACTGCCCGAACATTCAGCTGTTTAACCAGCATGAACGGGAACGGATCGTTGATGTGACCTGGGAAGCCCCAGAACAAGCGTCTTATCAGGTAGAAATTGAGGTCACGGCCGTTGACCGTCCGCGGCTGACGACTGATGTGATGAACACGATTGCCGATGCCAAAACCGCGATCAACTCAGTTCATGCCCGGGCTAAAAAGAACAAGTTGGCTATGATTAATCTCAAACTTGAAATAAAAAATATTGAACACCTGCAGTTGATCATGCAAAAAGTAAAACGCGTGACGGATGTCCTTGATGTGCGGCGGGTGATTCCTTAA
- the recJ gene encoding single-stranded-DNA-specific exonuclease RecJ, with protein sequence MLQWDKIWLVYKPEYELTQRLARALGISPIVAQILINRGIKSVEDAKLFLGSDLRQLPLPWELNGVKEACQYILTAIRRGEKILVYGDYDVDGITSTTLLVTVLKRLGATVDYYIPDRLEEGYGLNLEALRTAKEAGTQVVITVDCGISSLAEAEYARQLGLTLLITDHHEPPPKLPNASAVVNPKLGYVFPELAGVGVAFKLAQGLLATVDGGAGTKFYGEELLDLVALGTVADIVPLTGENRTLVKHGLQTIRHTTRVGLQELLKITGLENKDLSSWHLSFVLAPRLNAAGRLGDPRLGTELLLTESRRRAQELVLLLEQTNLERQALEKEILRRAEEKIATEVDLQSTRVLVLAEHDWHPGVIGIVAAKLVEKYSRPVFLITVEGDTGKGSGRSRSGFSLYAALEQCRSLLVKYGGHSQAAGLTISVDQIATFREAINQVADKMMTAEGLLPSLYLDTEVALADLNWELFGQLQTLAPFGNGNPNPLLVCRGVQVVECRGVGNGGNHLKLKIKGETGYWDGIGFSLGGLTEVAATYEAVDLAFGLEENEWNGQRRLQLKIKDLRPSGYVDLHGWLPGGSASTKGGLNLVEKLFFHRTARSLFPDQPTELTAMSEVEKILFWVRLALEKAKEGLVTLVVSVLPSTVERIYQQVVTLIGPGLNVYKVFASQTPCERAIIWDVFCQSRPGVILTTHDFLAYYKEKFLQYRKQIGLVVQNGVDCSVEIEQLGGPATVWFPVEGQETGSWLDISWQNVSSIEEVVALTTSQQAGPTLFVVGNGRQLGELTGALIASGIEELAVLPAHLEWEQKLGALNRLESGAASIAVLEENCLLQLPGAKWQNLVWCGLPRDPFNFFSLLKQVAIQSGNGYLVFSPTEAVAMKKILTDNYPGREVLGRLYLALRELANTDRTVTAPWPRLVDLLVQSAGIISGKGATIRAGLTIFDDLGLINWQNGGGQHYLQLLPPPRDKLNLQLSPWFREGMRIRQAYAAWQKSVGIIIEGHERR encoded by the coding sequence ATGCTGCAATGGGACAAGATCTGGTTAGTTTATAAGCCAGAGTATGAATTAACCCAACGGTTAGCCCGGGCACTTGGTATTTCGCCAATTGTGGCGCAGATTCTAATTAATCGAGGAATCAAATCAGTTGAGGACGCCAAATTATTTTTGGGGAGCGACCTGCGACAACTGCCACTGCCGTGGGAACTGAACGGAGTAAAGGAAGCCTGCCAGTATATTCTCACCGCGATCCGGCGCGGGGAAAAGATCCTGGTTTATGGAGATTATGACGTGGACGGGATCACCAGCACCACATTGTTGGTCACGGTACTGAAACGGCTGGGGGCTACTGTTGACTATTACATACCCGATCGCCTGGAGGAGGGTTATGGCCTGAATTTAGAGGCCCTCCGCACGGCTAAAGAGGCGGGAACGCAAGTAGTGATTACGGTCGATTGCGGCATTAGCTCACTGGCTGAGGCGGAGTACGCCCGTCAACTTGGTTTGACTTTACTCATTACCGATCATCACGAACCACCGCCAAAACTTCCCAACGCGTCTGCCGTGGTGAACCCTAAGTTGGGCTACGTCTTTCCTGAACTGGCCGGGGTGGGAGTGGCTTTCAAATTGGCGCAGGGTTTGCTGGCGACAGTCGATGGTGGAGCGGGAACTAAATTTTATGGGGAAGAACTGCTTGACCTAGTGGCTTTGGGAACCGTAGCGGATATCGTTCCTTTAACGGGCGAAAACCGGACCCTGGTCAAGCACGGCCTGCAGACAATACGCCACACCACTCGCGTTGGCTTACAGGAATTGCTAAAGATAACTGGTCTGGAGAACAAGGACCTCTCAAGCTGGCATCTGAGTTTTGTTCTGGCTCCTCGGCTGAATGCCGCGGGACGGCTGGGCGATCCCCGGTTAGGAACTGAGCTGCTCTTAACTGAATCGAGGCGGCGGGCGCAGGAGTTGGTTCTGTTGCTGGAACAGACGAATCTGGAACGCCAGGCTTTAGAAAAAGAAATTTTGCGTCGGGCGGAAGAGAAGATCGCGACCGAGGTGGATCTGCAGTCAACCCGGGTCTTGGTCCTGGCCGAACATGATTGGCATCCAGGTGTTATTGGCATTGTTGCCGCCAAACTGGTGGAAAAATATAGCCGGCCAGTATTCCTCATCACCGTTGAGGGGGATACCGGAAAGGGATCTGGCCGCAGTCGGTCAGGTTTTTCGTTATATGCCGCCCTTGAACAGTGTCGATCGTTGTTAGTAAAGTATGGCGGTCACAGTCAAGCCGCCGGACTGACGATCTCGGTTGACCAGATCGCCACTTTTCGCGAAGCCATTAATCAGGTGGCCGATAAAATGATGACGGCGGAAGGTTTGCTGCCCAGTCTGTATCTGGATACCGAAGTGGCGTTGGCTGATCTGAATTGGGAACTGTTTGGTCAGTTGCAAACTCTAGCCCCTTTCGGGAACGGTAATCCCAACCCGTTGCTGGTGTGTCGTGGGGTCCAGGTGGTGGAATGCCGGGGAGTCGGCAATGGAGGTAACCATCTGAAATTGAAAATCAAGGGGGAAACCGGCTATTGGGACGGTATCGGGTTTAGTTTGGGTGGGTTAACGGAAGTGGCAGCTACCTATGAAGCCGTTGACCTGGCCTTCGGCTTAGAAGAAAATGAGTGGAACGGACAACGGAGGTTACAGCTTAAAATTAAGGATCTCAGACCGAGCGGGTATGTAGATTTACATGGGTGGTTACCGGGTGGAAGTGCATCTACCAAGGGCGGGTTAAACCTGGTCGAAAAGCTTTTCTTTCATAGGACCGCCAGGAGTTTGTTTCCCGACCAGCCCACAGAGCTCACGGCAATGAGTGAGGTAGAAAAAATACTATTCTGGGTACGTCTCGCTCTGGAGAAGGCTAAAGAAGGGCTAGTCACTCTGGTGGTTTCTGTTCTTCCGTCGACTGTGGAACGAATTTATCAACAGGTGGTCACTCTTATTGGTCCGGGCTTGAACGTGTACAAGGTGTTTGCTTCGCAAACCCCATGCGAAAGAGCCATTATCTGGGATGTTTTCTGCCAGAGCCGTCCGGGCGTTATCTTGACAACCCACGATTTTTTAGCATATTATAAAGAAAAATTTCTCCAGTATCGGAAGCAAATCGGCCTGGTAGTCCAGAATGGCGTTGACTGCTCAGTGGAGATCGAGCAGTTGGGTGGGCCAGCCACGGTATGGTTCCCAGTCGAGGGACAGGAAACGGGTAGCTGGTTGGATATTTCCTGGCAAAATGTCTCCTCGATTGAAGAGGTGGTGGCGCTAACTACCTCTCAGCAAGCAGGGCCAACTTTGTTTGTCGTTGGTAATGGGCGGCAACTTGGTGAATTGACTGGTGCCTTGATCGCGTCGGGGATAGAGGAACTGGCTGTTTTGCCAGCTCATCTAGAATGGGAGCAGAAACTGGGGGCTTTAAACCGTCTGGAGTCAGGAGCAGCCAGTATTGCTGTATTAGAAGAAAACTGTCTGCTCCAATTGCCAGGGGCGAAGTGGCAGAATCTTGTCTGGTGTGGCTTGCCGCGTGACCCGTTTAACTTTTTCTCCTTGTTGAAACAGGTAGCAATTCAATCAGGCAACGGGTATTTGGTTTTTTCTCCAACTGAAGCGGTAGCGATGAAGAAAATTTTAACGGATAACTATCCGGGACGCGAGGTGCTTGGACGCCTGTATCTGGCGCTGCGCGAATTAGCCAATACGGACCGCACAGTAACTGCTCCCTGGCCGCGGTTGGTTGACCTGTTGGTTCAAAGTGCTGGGATTATTTCTGGGAAGGGTGCAACAATAAGGGCCGGCTTGACAATCTTTGATGACCTCGGATTAATTAATTGGCAAAATGGGGGCGGGCAGCACTACCTTCAATTGTTGCCTCCGCCGAGGGACAAGCTGAATCTCCAGTTGTCTCCCTGGTTTCGAGAAGGGATGCGCATACGCCAGGCATACGCTGCTTGGCAAAAAAGCGTGGGTATTATTATAGAAGGTCATGAGAGAAGGTGA
- a CDS encoding cation transporter — protein MVQSDNLFNRFLPDEKAKVAALSVLSNTILVVFKLIAGLMINSVSVISEAIHSGLDLVAAMIAFFSVRTSSQPPDERHRYGHGKIENISGTIEAILIFIAAVWIILEAYKKIVLGSTVETVGVGLVIMAISAVMNLIISTLLMKTARKTDSVALEADALHLRTDVYTSLGVFIGLAALEITKIQIFDPIIAIAVALMIIKAAYDLTVKAFVPLLDVSLPGEEEAEITNILELLRAEGKLVDYHKLRTRRAGRERHVDLHVVVPRNHPIHEVHQLCDQIEEDIEKRLPASNVLIHAEPCQDKYCSLCRSCPGNFSQLQNKER, from the coding sequence ATGGTGCAGTCAGACAATTTATTTAACCGTTTTTTGCCAGATGAAAAGGCTAAGGTAGCTGCCCTGTCTGTGCTTTCCAATACCATATTGGTTGTTTTTAAATTGATCGCCGGTCTCATGATCAATTCAGTAAGTGTAATTTCCGAAGCCATTCACTCGGGATTGGACCTGGTGGCGGCGATGATCGCTTTTTTTTCGGTGCGAACATCCAGTCAACCACCTGATGAGAGACATCGCTATGGTCACGGTAAGATCGAGAACATCTCAGGGACAATTGAGGCAATTCTGATATTCATTGCGGCAGTTTGGATTATTTTAGAGGCTTACAAGAAGATCGTTTTAGGTAGTACAGTCGAAACGGTTGGCGTCGGCTTAGTAATCATGGCGATTTCGGCCGTGATGAATTTGATTATCTCAACTCTTTTAATGAAGACGGCCAGGAAAACTGATTCAGTCGCTCTAGAGGCTGATGCGCTTCACCTGCGCACTGATGTTTATACTTCGCTGGGAGTGTTCATAGGGCTGGCTGCCCTAGAGATCACCAAGATTCAGATTTTTGACCCGATTATCGCGATTGCGGTTGCTTTGATGATCATTAAAGCTGCTTATGATTTAACTGTAAAGGCATTTGTGCCCTTGTTGGACGTTTCCCTTCCCGGAGAAGAGGAAGCCGAGATCACCAATATCCTTGAGCTGTTGCGGGCAGAAGGGAAACTGGTGGATTATCATAAGCTCCGTACCCGCCGGGCCGGCCGTGAACGGCACGTTGACTTACATGTGGTAGTACCGCGAAACCATCCCATTCATGAGGTGCACCAATTGTGTGACCAGATTGAGGAAGATATTGAGAAACGACTTCCAGCGTCAAACGTTCTAATTCATGCGGAGCCCTGTCAGGACAAGTATTGTTCTCTCTGTCGGAGCTGCCCGGGCAACTTCAGCCAACTGCAGAACAAGGAAAGGTAA
- a CDS encoding MBL fold metallo-hydrolase — translation MYLKGIEVGVISANCYLIGCEETKEAALIDPGGDAPQIMRLIENSGLTVKYIINTHGHIDHIGANQQVKEATGAELLIHEADAPMLTSAGRNLSLFTGRVVSGPAADWELKDGDRIKIGKTVELEVIHTPGHTPGGICLKTGDIIFTGDTLFAGSIGRTDFPGGSYKQLIDSIKQKLMVYEDHVVVYPGHGPASTIGFERKHNPFL, via the coding sequence ATGTATCTCAAAGGGATAGAAGTTGGGGTTATTAGTGCCAATTGCTACTTGATTGGCTGTGAAGAGACCAAAGAAGCGGCTTTGATTGACCCAGGCGGAGATGCACCGCAAATCATGCGGCTGATTGAAAACAGTGGCTTGACAGTTAAGTACATCATTAATACCCACGGTCACATCGACCATATTGGCGCGAACCAACAAGTCAAAGAGGCAACCGGAGCCGAACTCCTGATTCATGAAGCAGACGCCCCGATGCTCACCAGTGCCGGCCGCAATCTTTCTTTGTTTACCGGGAGAGTTGTCAGCGGACCTGCTGCCGATTGGGAGTTGAAGGATGGTGATCGGATCAAGATCGGGAAGACGGTCGAACTGGAAGTGATCCATACCCCGGGCCATACCCCCGGCGGAATATGCCTGAAGACTGGCGATATAATTTTTACGGGGGATACATTGTTTGCCGGTTCGATTGGACGAACTGATTTCCCCGGCGGCTCTTACAAGCAGTTGATTGACTCGATCAAGCAGAAATTAATGGTTTATGAGGACCACGTCGTGGTTTATCCGGGACATGGCCCTGCTTCAACCATTGGCTTTGAGCGGAAGCACAACCCCTTTCTTTAA